A window of Choloepus didactylus isolate mChoDid1 chromosome 23, mChoDid1.pri, whole genome shotgun sequence contains these coding sequences:
- the LOC119519255 gene encoding arf-GAP domain and FG repeat-containing protein 1-like, whose amino-acid sequence MTTFTQQEIEFLQKHGNEVCKQIWLGLFDDRSSAIPDFRDPQKVKEFLQEKYEKKRWYVPPDQAKVVASVHASISGSSASSTSSTPEVKPLKSLLGDSAPALHLNRGTPSQSPVVGRSQGQQQEKKQFDLLSDLGSDIFAAPAPQSTATANFANFAHFNSHAAQNSANADFANFDAFGQSSGSSNFGGFPTASHSPFQPQTTGGSAGSVNANFAHFDNFPKSSSADFGSFSSSQSHQTASAVSKVSANKAGLQTADKYAALANLDNIFSAGQGGDQGSGFRTTGKAPAGSVVSVPSQSSASSDKYAALAELDSVFSSAATSNNAYTSTSNASSNVFGTVPVGASAQTQPASSSVPAPLGATPSTNPFVAAAGPSVPSSTNPFQTNTRGATAATFGTASMSMPAGFGTPAPYSLPTSFSGSFQQPAFPAQAAFPQQTAFSQQPNGAGFAAFGQTKPVVTPFGQVAAAGVSSNPFMTAAPTGQFPTGSSSTNPFL is encoded by the coding sequence ATGACAACATTCACACAACAGGAAATTGAATTCCTGCAAAAACATGGAAATGAGGTCTGTAAACAGATTTGGCTAGGATTATTTGATGATAGATCTTCAGCAATTCCAGACTTCAGGGATCCacaaaaagtgaaagaatttctacaagaaaaatatgaaaagaaaagatggtATGTGCCACCAGACCAAGCCAAAGTGGTAGCATCAGTTCATGCATCTATTTCAGGGTCCTCTGCCAGTAGCACAAGCAGCACACCTGAGGTCAAACCACTGAAATCTCTTTTAGGAGATTCAGCACCAGCACTGCACTTAAATAGGGGCACACCTAGTCAGTCTCCTGTTGTAGGTCGCTCTCAAGGGCAGCAGCAGGAAAAGAAGCAGTTTGACCTTTTGAGTGATCTTGGCTCAGATATCTTTGCTGCCCCAGCTCCTCAGTCAACAGCGACAGCCAATTTTGCTAATTTTGCACATTTCAACAGTCATGCAGCTCAGAATTCTGCAAATGCAGATTTTGCAAACTTTGATGCATTTGGACAGTCTAGTGGTTCGAGTAATTTTGGAGGTTTCCCCACAGCAAGTCACTCTCCTTTTCAGCCCCAAACTACAGGTGGAAGTGCTGGATCAGTAAATGCTAATTTTGCTCATTTCGATAACTTCCCCAAATCCTCCAGTGCTGATTTTGGAAGCTTCAGTTCTTCCCAGAGTCATCAAACAGCATCAGCTGTTAGTAAAGTTTCAGCGAATAAAGCTGGTCTACAGACGGCAGACAAATATGCAGCACTTGCAAATTTAGACAATATCTTCAGTGCTGGACAAGGTGGTGATCAGGGGAGTGGCTTTCGGACCACAGGTAAAGCTCCTGCTGGTTCCGTGGTTTCAGTTCCCAGTCAGTCAAGTGCATCTTCAGACAAGTACGCAGCCCTGGCAGAACTAGACAGTGTTTTCAGTTCTGCAGCTACTTCCAATAATGCATATACTTCTACGAGTAATGCTAGCAGCAATGTTTTTGGAACAGTGCCAGTAGGTGCCTCTGCGCAGACACAGCCTGCTTCTTCAAGTGTACCTGCTCCACTTGGAGCTACACCTTCCACAAATCCATTTGTTGCTGCTGCTGGTCCTTCTGTGCCGTCTTCTACAAATCCATTTCAGACCAATACCAGAGGAGCAACAGCGGCAACCTTTGGCACTGCATCCATGAGCATGCCTGCGGGATTTGGTACGCCTGCTCCTTATAGTCTTCCCACCAGCTTTAGTGGCAGCTTCCAGCAGCCTGCTTTTCCAGCTCAAGCAGCCTTCCCTCAACAGACAGCTTTTTCTCAACAGCCCAATGGTGCAGGTTTTGCAGCATTTGGACAAACAAAGCCAGTGGtaaccccttttggtcaagttgCAGCTGCTGGAGTATCTAGTAACCCTTTTATGACTGCTGCACCAACAGGACAATTTCCAACAGGAAGCTCATCAACCAATCCTTTCTTATAG